A stretch of the Gossypium hirsutum isolate 1008001.06 chromosome D07, Gossypium_hirsutum_v2.1, whole genome shotgun sequence genome encodes the following:
- the LOC121219571 gene encoding replication protein A 32 kDa subunit B isoform X2 — protein sequence MVLMSTMPVTDFNEIAKHFIEGIYVHLYNTNLRGGMTTQPEVANSNFGNPTKSYGYQTNLTNQFSGQYNTVEEQIRGVSSKVLQYLRRLACL from the exons ATGGTGTTGATGTCAACAAT GCCTGTTACTGATTTTAATGAGATTGCAAAACACTTCATTGAGGGTATATATGTTCATTTGTACAACACCAATTTGAGG GGTGGCATGACCACTCAGCCTGAAGTGGCAAATTCAAATTTTGGTAACCCAACAAAGAGCTATGGCTACCAAACTAACCTGACAAACCAG ttttCTGGCCAGTATAACACTGTCGAAGAACAGATCCGTGGTGTTAGTTCAAAGGTCTTACAATACTTGCGTCGGCTCGCATGCCTGTGA